Proteins encoded within one genomic window of Streptomyces kaniharaensis:
- a CDS encoding ATP-binding protein gives MTAVEETTLQRPPAEVRYADELAALRASDDAPRPPGWQLSVRAARRFVVGDEDAGISRKFVGNAALVERALVTLATSRGLMLVGEPGTAKSLLSELIAAAVSGTSTLTVQGGAATTEDQIKYSWNYALLVSEGPSERSLVPAPMLRGMAEGRIVRFEEITRCPLEVQDCLLSLLSERVLAVPELDGPEGMVFARAGFNVIATANTRDRGVNEMSAALKRRFNFETVFPIADFDTELALVEAEASALLRRSGVEAPPERDVLEVLVGTFRELRGERASGERVSAVMSTAEAVSVAHAVGVRGWFLRGEPGNAADVVTCLAGTAAKDSPEDLARLRRFLEQQAARRRGTQWQALHEARHLLAD, from the coding sequence GTGACCGCCGTCGAGGAGACCACGCTCCAGCGCCCGCCCGCCGAGGTCCGCTACGCGGACGAACTCGCCGCCCTGCGGGCCTCGGACGACGCCCCGCGCCCGCCCGGCTGGCAGCTGAGCGTGCGGGCCGCGCGCCGGTTCGTCGTCGGGGACGAGGACGCCGGGATCAGCCGCAAGTTCGTCGGCAACGCCGCCCTGGTCGAGCGGGCACTGGTGACGCTGGCGACCAGCCGCGGCCTGATGCTGGTCGGCGAACCCGGCACGGCCAAGTCGCTGCTGTCCGAGCTCATCGCGGCGGCGGTCAGCGGCACGTCGACGCTGACCGTCCAGGGCGGCGCGGCCACGACCGAGGACCAGATCAAGTACTCCTGGAACTACGCGCTGCTCGTCTCCGAGGGGCCCTCCGAGCGCTCCCTGGTGCCGGCGCCGATGCTGCGCGGCATGGCCGAGGGCCGGATCGTCCGCTTCGAGGAGATCACCCGCTGCCCGCTGGAGGTGCAGGACTGCCTGCTCTCGCTGCTCTCCGAACGGGTACTGGCCGTACCGGAGTTGGACGGCCCGGAGGGCATGGTCTTCGCCCGCGCCGGGTTCAACGTCATCGCCACCGCCAACACCCGGGACCGCGGCGTCAACGAGATGAGCGCGGCCCTCAAGCGCCGGTTCAACTTCGAGACGGTCTTCCCGATCGCGGACTTCGACACCGAGCTCGCCCTGGTCGAGGCCGAGGCGAGTGCGCTGCTGCGCCGCTCCGGCGTCGAGGCGCCGCCGGAGCGCGACGTGCTGGAGGTGCTGGTCGGCACGTTCCGCGAGCTGCGCGGCGAACGGGCCTCCGGCGAGCGGGTCTCCGCCGTGATGAGCACGGCGGAGGCGGTGTCGGTCGCACACGCGGTCGGCGTGCGCGGGTGGTTCCTGCGCGGGGAGCCAGGCAACGCCGCGGACGTCGTCACCTGCCTGGCCGGTACGGCGGCCAAGGACAGCCCGGAGGACCTCGCCCGGCTGCGCCGGTTCCTGGAGCAGCAGGCGGCCCGCCGTCGCGGCACGCAGTGGCAGGCCCTCCACGAGGCGCGACACCTGCTGGCGGACTGA
- a CDS encoding DUF5682 family protein — protein sequence MTTELPTGSAVFIGVRHHSPACARLVADTVEALRPAYVLVEGPADLNPRLDELLLGHELPIAVFSHYRDEERTATSWTPLCDHSPEWVALTRGQAVGAQVRFIDLPAWHPAFVERAVPLANRFADAEARYAEATRRLCRRFGTDSVDALWDRLVEVADPEGLPERLDAYFDLVRGDTEAEPGDRAREEYMARWIRAALARAGGRPVLVVTGGFHTPALRARAAGAGPAEEWPAVPEPPDGALGGSYLVPYSFRQLDAFAGYQSGMPSPGYYQLLWERGPSAAADALSEQLVRRLRARHVPVSTADLIAARSLTEGLAAMRGHPVPARTDVLDGLASALISEALEQPLPWSGGGTLAPRTDPAVVEMVAASTGDRVGRLHPATPAPPLVHDVEAQLERCGVVPGRAATADLTDPDGLLRSQVLHRLRILGIPGHARSSGPTAGADPTFTQHWEPGPAYGREAALIEAGAYGARLDEAASVALAERARAATAASGTTSTAPDELSRVLFDAVLCGANALSAELLAALASRARTIAALGPTGEVLATALHLWRHDRVYGMAGDPLLTEVVDAAVDRVFWLAEGLHGGSGVDPGRLRAMAVARDALRHADGLLTLPRAAAVDAARRIAADPAAPPDLRGAALGLRWSLGHGHGEAADRARSLAAADPREFGDWLAGLFALARDEVTGQGDDSGGSLPDELDDILTAMTDGDFLAALPALRQAFAYFPPRERERIAERLLARRGRRGSARSLLRTSADPLDLARARTLEDHVNRLLDRHGLRARDTAR from the coding sequence ATGACCACCGAACTCCCCACCGGCTCGGCCGTGTTCATCGGGGTCCGCCACCACTCGCCGGCCTGCGCGCGGCTGGTGGCGGACACCGTCGAGGCGCTCCGCCCGGCCTACGTGCTGGTGGAGGGCCCGGCCGACCTGAACCCCCGGCTCGACGAACTGCTGCTCGGCCACGAGCTGCCGATCGCCGTGTTCAGCCACTACCGCGACGAGGAGCGCACCGCGACGTCCTGGACGCCGCTGTGCGACCACTCCCCGGAGTGGGTCGCCCTCACCCGCGGTCAGGCGGTCGGCGCGCAGGTGCGCTTCATCGACCTGCCGGCCTGGCACCCGGCGTTCGTCGAGCGGGCCGTGCCGTTGGCCAACCGCTTCGCCGACGCCGAGGCCCGGTACGCGGAGGCGACGCGGCGGCTGTGCCGGCGTTTCGGCACCGACTCCGTGGACGCCCTCTGGGACCGGCTCGTCGAGGTCGCCGACCCGGAGGGCCTGCCGGAGCGGCTGGACGCCTACTTCGACCTGGTCCGCGGAGACACCGAGGCCGAACCGGGTGACCGGGCGCGGGAGGAGTACATGGCCCGGTGGATCCGCGCCGCACTCGCCCGGGCCGGCGGGCGGCCGGTCCTCGTGGTGACCGGCGGCTTCCACACGCCCGCCCTCCGCGCGCGGGCCGCCGGGGCCGGCCCCGCCGAGGAGTGGCCGGCCGTGCCGGAACCGCCGGACGGGGCACTGGGCGGCAGCTACCTGGTGCCGTACTCCTTCCGCCAGTTGGACGCCTTCGCCGGCTACCAGTCCGGCATGCCCTCGCCCGGCTACTACCAACTCCTATGGGAACGCGGGCCGTCGGCGGCCGCTGACGCGCTGTCGGAGCAACTCGTCCGGCGGCTGCGCGCCCGGCACGTCCCGGTCTCGACGGCCGACCTGATCGCCGCCCGGAGCCTCACCGAAGGCCTCGCGGCGATGCGCGGCCACCCCGTACCGGCCCGCACCGACGTGCTCGACGGCCTCGCGAGTGCGCTGATCAGCGAGGCGCTGGAGCAGCCGCTCCCGTGGAGCGGAGGCGGCACCCTCGCGCCCCGCACCGATCCCGCGGTGGTCGAGATGGTGGCGGCGAGCACCGGCGACCGGGTCGGCCGCCTGCATCCGGCCACGCCCGCACCACCGCTGGTGCACGACGTCGAGGCCCAGTTGGAGCGGTGCGGCGTCGTGCCCGGTCGCGCGGCGACGGCCGACCTGACCGACCCGGACGGGCTGCTGCGCAGTCAGGTGCTGCACCGGCTGCGGATCCTCGGCATCCCGGGCCACGCCCGCAGCTCCGGCCCGACGGCCGGGGCGGACCCGACCTTCACCCAACACTGGGAGCCCGGCCCGGCCTACGGCCGCGAGGCGGCGCTGATCGAGGCGGGCGCGTACGGCGCACGGCTGGACGAGGCCGCCTCCGTCGCCCTCGCCGAGCGGGCACGCGCCGCGACGGCAGCGTCCGGCACCACGAGCACCGCACCTGACGAGCTCTCCCGGGTCCTCTTCGACGCCGTCCTGTGCGGGGCGAACGCCCTCTCCGCCGAACTGCTGGCCGCGCTCGCCTCCCGTGCCCGCACCATCGCCGCCCTCGGCCCGACGGGCGAGGTGCTGGCCACCGCCCTGCACCTGTGGCGGCACGACCGCGTCTACGGCATGGCGGGCGACCCGTTGCTCACCGAGGTCGTGGACGCGGCCGTCGACCGCGTCTTCTGGCTCGCCGAGGGACTGCACGGCGGCAGCGGCGTCGACCCCGGACGGCTGCGGGCGATGGCCGTCGCCCGGGACGCGCTCCGGCACGCGGACGGCCTGCTGACCCTCCCCCGCGCGGCCGCCGTCGACGCGGCCCGCCGGATCGCCGCCGACCCCGCCGCCCCGCCCGACCTGCGCGGAGCCGCCCTCGGGCTGCGCTGGTCCCTCGGCCACGGCCACGGTGAGGCCGCCGACCGAGCGCGGTCGCTCGCGGCGGCGGACCCGCGGGAGTTCGGCGACTGGCTGGCCGGGCTGTTCGCCCTGGCCCGGGACGAGGTCACGGGCCAGGGCGACGACTCCGGTGGCTCGTTGCCGGACGAGCTCGACGACATCCTCACCGCCATGACCGACGGCGACTTCCTCGCCGCCCTGCCCGCCCTGCGGCAGGCCTTCGCCTACTTCCCGCCCCGCGAGCGCGAGCGGATCGCCGAGCGCCTGCTGGCCCGGCGCGGCCGCCGCGGCTCGGCCCGCTCGCTGCTGCGCACCTCGGCCGACCCGCTGGACCTGGCCCGTGCCCGCACCCTGGAGGACCACGTGAACCGACTGCTCGACCGGCACGGTCTGCGCGCCCGGGACACGGCCCGATGA
- a CDS encoding Lrp/AsnC family transcriptional regulator — MPNNPQARRAPIDDVDRAIIRALADNARLPNNALAETVGIAPSTCLARVRALQERGIIRAFRAEVDPAAIGLPLQAMISVRLRAHTREQNESFRGTAPDLPGVLAVFHMAGSDDYLLHVGVAGPEALRDFVVDHLTTHPAVAQTRTNLIFEQIPGRRYLAPPR, encoded by the coding sequence ATGCCGAACAATCCGCAGGCCCGGAGGGCGCCCATCGACGACGTGGACCGGGCGATCATCCGCGCGCTGGCCGACAACGCTCGCCTCCCGAACAACGCCCTGGCCGAGACGGTGGGCATCGCCCCCTCCACCTGCCTGGCCCGCGTCCGCGCACTCCAGGAGCGTGGCATCATCCGCGCCTTCCGCGCCGAGGTCGACCCCGCCGCGATCGGCCTGCCGCTCCAGGCGATGATCTCCGTCCGGCTCCGCGCCCACACCCGCGAGCAGAACGAGAGCTTCCGCGGCACCGCGCCCGACCTGCCCGGCGTCCTGGCCGTCTTCCACATGGCCGGCTCCGACGACTACCTCCTCCACGTCGGCGTCGCCGGTCCCGAGGCCCTCCGCGACTTCGTCGTCGACCACCTCACCACCCACCCCGCGGTGGCCCAGACCCGGACCAACCTGATCTTCGAGCAGATACCGGGCCGCCGGTACCTCGCACCCCCGCGCTGA
- a CDS encoding DUF4132 domain-containing protein — protein MRRWEFVGDGSAKFWEAEVKGASVRVRYGRIGAEGRLQLKELGSDDAARAQFDKLVAEKERKGYVEVASGAVIATAPQPEPEPAGLPDEDTFVLPAAWRKLVRPRRGGRVRAVTPPRPEAGEQEERRIASERDWIEQVLTDRHADPALVRAARAYLAGEADPVGAAVLSGLLPTAWYSDKREDSPYPDAWVTRHGLAFAARAVVELLEVEVGWQERNSVRTEPRLRFRGPTESVPRHIGFLASKLVRELLAAADDATYEEAVAALAECRTTPRRRVMAAYLVPGTPGWADDCIDDEPGYGDGGDVLRSLLMYALDDPAQVERLGPAPRLPWNSWTTELIASLADVLGTACVPFLGEAIERVYGSDGVRSITSAVAQFPTDDAFRLLLARLDDKHTRPALQEAMQRYPVRATRLLAAAASREGKNATAARQLLTTHVLMNRAILPELLAQVDESTAELVRSLDGVRERVADAAPEALPPVLVSPPWTRKRTARKPRVLDLPRPEDEPQLMWRSGERERWAAREDDYTGWPFSEPMDWEAEAARVLGNEYGGLWYAARLVMQGPEELLTPFVQAWRPTDVYCGREILSPVVAKYGLAALPAVVSVAQAKPGAHAELLMPYLDVPVARIMADGMARLKSLQTTARSWFARHGIPAGLLLVPDAVGPVGRDRNAAEQALRLVASAEGAEALLAAVTDRYGKEAAEIVADALAADPLENALPARMPVLPAWVQPAVLPQLLLTEGGALPEESARHVLMMLALSKPGDPYPGLAAAVDVCRADSLAAFAWALFEEWRQAAMPAKESWTLSALGFLGDDETVRRLTPILRDWPGQGAHHRAVEGLGVLAAIGSDVALLHLHGIAQRVKFKALKERAHDKIAEVAEGLGLTGEQLSDRLVPDLGLDADGTTVVDYGPRHFTVGFDEQLRPFVLDADGKRRKDLPTPGVKDDQELAPAERKRFVALKKDVRTIASDQIRRLEAAMVAGRGWTAAEFRELFLQHPLVWHLVRRLVWLADDADGATTAFRVAEDRTFADVDDDEFTLPEDGTVRLAHPLHLGEAVTAWSELFADYEILQPFPQLGRAVRRVTPEEAAVSHLHRFEGCTVPVGRLLGLTKRGWERGTPQDAGIERWFSKKLTDGCYLVIALNEGIAVGVLDIFPDQTFETVWLAPVPGDFWRRSARYPMTFGELDPVLASELLVDLEEVTAK, from the coding sequence GTGCGGCGCTGGGAGTTCGTCGGTGACGGGTCCGCGAAGTTCTGGGAGGCGGAGGTCAAGGGCGCGTCGGTGCGCGTGCGCTACGGCCGCATCGGCGCCGAGGGGCGCCTGCAGCTGAAGGAGCTGGGCTCCGACGACGCGGCGCGGGCGCAGTTCGACAAGCTGGTGGCGGAGAAGGAGCGCAAGGGCTACGTCGAGGTCGCGTCAGGCGCGGTCATCGCGACGGCCCCTCAGCCGGAGCCCGAGCCCGCCGGCCTGCCGGACGAGGACACCTTCGTCCTGCCCGCCGCCTGGCGGAAGCTGGTCCGGCCGCGCCGGGGCGGCAGGGTGCGCGCCGTGACACCGCCGCGGCCGGAGGCCGGCGAGCAGGAGGAGCGGCGCATCGCGTCCGAGCGGGACTGGATCGAACAGGTGCTGACGGACCGGCACGCCGACCCGGCGCTGGTCCGGGCCGCCCGCGCCTACCTCGCCGGAGAGGCCGATCCGGTCGGTGCCGCCGTGCTGAGCGGGCTGCTGCCGACCGCGTGGTACTCCGACAAGCGTGAGGACTCGCCGTACCCCGACGCCTGGGTGACGCGGCACGGGCTCGCGTTCGCCGCCCGCGCGGTGGTGGAGCTGCTCGAGGTCGAGGTGGGCTGGCAGGAGCGCAACTCCGTCCGGACCGAGCCGCGGCTGCGGTTCCGGGGCCCGACGGAGTCGGTCCCCCGGCACATCGGCTTCCTGGCCTCGAAGCTGGTGCGGGAGCTGCTCGCCGCGGCAGACGACGCGACGTACGAGGAGGCCGTCGCCGCGCTCGCGGAGTGCCGCACCACCCCGCGCCGCCGGGTCATGGCGGCCTACCTCGTGCCGGGCACGCCGGGGTGGGCCGACGACTGCATCGACGACGAACCCGGGTACGGCGACGGCGGGGACGTGCTGCGGTCGCTGCTGATGTACGCGCTCGACGACCCGGCCCAGGTGGAGCGCCTCGGCCCGGCCCCGAGGCTTCCCTGGAACAGCTGGACGACGGAGCTCATCGCCTCCCTCGCCGACGTCCTCGGGACGGCCTGTGTGCCGTTCCTCGGCGAGGCGATCGAGCGCGTCTACGGCTCCGACGGCGTGCGGAGCATCACCTCGGCGGTGGCGCAGTTCCCGACCGACGACGCCTTCCGTCTGCTGCTCGCCCGGCTGGACGACAAGCACACCCGGCCCGCCCTCCAGGAGGCCATGCAGCGCTACCCCGTCCGGGCCACCCGGCTGCTCGCCGCCGCGGCGTCCCGGGAGGGCAAGAACGCGACGGCCGCGCGGCAGCTCCTCACCACCCACGTCCTGATGAACCGGGCCATCCTGCCCGAACTGCTGGCCCAAGTCGACGAATCCACGGCCGAGTTGGTCCGCTCGCTGGACGGTGTCCGGGAGCGCGTCGCCGACGCCGCGCCGGAGGCGCTGCCGCCGGTGCTGGTCTCGCCGCCGTGGACGCGCAAGCGCACGGCCCGCAAGCCGCGCGTACTCGACCTCCCGCGGCCGGAGGACGAGCCGCAGCTGATGTGGCGTTCCGGCGAGCGCGAGCGCTGGGCGGCCCGGGAGGACGACTACACGGGGTGGCCGTTCTCGGAGCCGATGGACTGGGAGGCGGAGGCGGCCCGAGTCCTGGGCAACGAGTACGGCGGCCTCTGGTACGCGGCCCGGCTGGTGATGCAGGGCCCCGAGGAGCTGCTCACCCCCTTCGTCCAGGCCTGGCGGCCCACCGACGTGTACTGCGGTCGCGAGATCCTGAGCCCCGTCGTCGCCAAGTACGGCCTGGCCGCGCTGCCGGCGGTGGTGTCGGTCGCGCAGGCCAAGCCGGGCGCCCACGCGGAGCTGTTGATGCCGTACCTCGACGTCCCGGTGGCGCGGATCATGGCCGACGGCATGGCCCGGCTCAAGTCGCTGCAGACGACCGCCCGTTCGTGGTTCGCCCGGCACGGCATACCGGCCGGTCTGCTGCTCGTCCCCGACGCGGTCGGCCCGGTCGGCCGGGACCGCAACGCCGCCGAGCAGGCGCTGCGCCTGGTCGCTTCCGCCGAGGGCGCGGAGGCGCTGCTGGCCGCCGTGACCGACCGCTACGGCAAGGAAGCAGCGGAGATCGTCGCGGACGCACTGGCCGCCGATCCGCTGGAGAACGCCCTGCCCGCCAGGATGCCCGTGCTGCCCGCCTGGGTGCAGCCCGCCGTGCTGCCGCAGCTGCTGCTGACCGAGGGCGGGGCGCTGCCGGAGGAGTCGGCCCGGCACGTGCTGATGATGCTCGCCCTGTCGAAGCCCGGCGATCCGTACCCCGGGCTCGCCGCCGCCGTCGACGTCTGCCGCGCCGACTCACTGGCCGCCTTCGCCTGGGCGCTGTTCGAGGAGTGGCGGCAGGCCGCCATGCCCGCCAAGGAGAGCTGGACGCTGTCCGCGCTCGGCTTCCTCGGGGACGACGAGACGGTCCGCCGGCTCACCCCGATCCTGCGCGACTGGCCCGGGCAGGGCGCGCACCACCGCGCCGTCGAGGGCCTGGGCGTCCTGGCCGCGATCGGCAGCGACGTCGCCCTGCTGCACCTGCACGGCATCGCCCAGCGGGTGAAGTTCAAGGCGCTCAAGGAGCGCGCCCACGACAAGATCGCCGAGGTCGCGGAGGGCCTGGGCCTCACCGGCGAGCAGCTGTCCGACCGCCTCGTCCCCGACCTCGGGCTCGACGCGGACGGCACCACGGTCGTCGACTACGGCCCGCGCCACTTCACCGTCGGCTTCGACGAGCAGCTGCGCCCCTTCGTCCTGGACGCCGACGGCAAGCGGCGCAAGGACCTGCCCACCCCGGGCGTCAAGGACGACCAGGAGCTCGCCCCGGCCGAGCGCAAGCGCTTCGTCGCGCTGAAGAAGGACGTCCGCACGATCGCCTCCGACCAGATACGCCGTCTGGAGGCGGCCATGGTCGCCGGGCGCGGCTGGACCGCGGCGGAGTTCCGCGAGCTGTTCCTCCAGCACCCGCTGGTCTGGCACCTCGTCCGGCGGCTGGTCTGGCTCGCGGACGACGCGGACGGTGCGACCACCGCCTTCCGCGTCGCCGAGGACCGCACCTTCGCCGACGTCGACGATGACGAGTTCACCCTCCCCGAGGACGGGACCGTCCGGCTCGCCCACCCGCTGCACCTCGGTGAGGCCGTGACGGCGTGGTCGGAGCTCTTCGCCGACTACGAGATCCTGCAGCCCTTCCCGCAACTCGGCCGCGCGGTTCGGCGGGTGACGCCGGAGGAGGCCGCCGTCAGCCACCTGCACCGCTTCGAGGGCTGCACCGTGCCGGTGGGCCGCCTGCTCGGCCTGACCAAGCGGGGCTGGGAGCGCGGGACTCCGCAGGACGCCGGTATCGAGCGCTGGTTCTCCAAGAAGCTCACCGACGGCTGCTACCTGGTCATCGCGCTCAACGAGGGCATCGCGGTCGGCGTGCTCGACATATTCCCCGACCAGACCTTCGAGACGGTCTGGCTGGCCCCGGTGCCGGGCGACTTCTGGCGCCGGAGCGCTCGGTACCCGATGACCTTCGGCGAGCTCGACCCCGTCCTCGCCTCCGAACTGCTCGTCGACCTGGAGGAGGTGACGGCCAAGTGA
- a CDS encoding PLP-dependent aminotransferase family protein, whose protein sequence is MSPTASATFAPTATDPGPELDGGDFVLPAGGLDDEQRLCALDTVDEYLTRKRKHLVGYQATQDMQGTALDLARFMPNNINNLGDPFQSGGYKPNTKVIECAVLDYYATLWNAKRPHDPADPESYWGYMLSMGSTEGNMYALWNARDYLSGKALIQPPTAPFDALRYVKAAPDRSNPNAHHPVAFYSEDTHYSFAKAVRVLGVETFHAVGLEKYADECPLVDPVTGRREWPTEVPSRPGPSGLPWDGPGEIDVDALAALVEFFAAKGHPIFVNLNLGSTFKGAHDNVREVCERLLPIFERHGLVQREVVYGTDPQTGEPLADLRRGFWIHVDGALGAGYAPFLRMASQDPSYGWTPETELPEFDFGLTLPTAESGDVDMVSSIAMSGHKWAGAPWPCGIYMTKVKYQISPPSQPDYTGAPDTTFAGSRNGFSPLILWDHLSRYSYQDQVDRIRTAQELADYLERRLLAMEQELGVELWPARTPGAVTVRFRKPSPELVAKWSLSSQDVLTVPGDESTRRSYVHVFVMPSVDRAKLDALLAELAEDPAIRAYTP, encoded by the coding sequence ATGAGCCCGACCGCGTCCGCCACCTTCGCTCCGACGGCCACCGACCCGGGGCCGGAGCTGGACGGCGGTGACTTCGTGCTCCCCGCGGGCGGGCTGGACGACGAGCAGCGGCTGTGCGCGCTCGACACGGTGGACGAGTACCTGACGCGCAAGCGCAAGCACCTGGTCGGCTACCAGGCCACCCAGGACATGCAGGGCACCGCGCTCGACCTGGCCCGGTTCATGCCGAACAACATCAACAACCTCGGCGACCCGTTCCAGAGCGGCGGCTACAAGCCGAACACCAAGGTCATCGAGTGCGCCGTCCTCGACTACTACGCGACCCTGTGGAACGCGAAGCGCCCGCACGACCCCGCCGACCCCGAGTCGTACTGGGGCTACATGCTGTCCATGGGCTCGACCGAGGGCAACATGTACGCGCTCTGGAACGCCCGCGACTACCTGAGCGGCAAGGCGCTGATCCAGCCGCCGACGGCCCCGTTCGACGCCCTGCGCTACGTCAAGGCCGCGCCCGACCGGAGCAACCCGAACGCCCACCACCCGGTGGCCTTCTACTCCGAGGACACCCACTACTCCTTCGCCAAGGCCGTCCGCGTGCTGGGCGTCGAGACCTTCCACGCCGTCGGCCTGGAGAAGTACGCGGACGAGTGCCCGCTGGTCGACCCGGTGACGGGGCGGCGCGAGTGGCCCACCGAGGTGCCGTCCCGCCCGGGCCCGTCGGGCCTGCCCTGGGACGGGCCGGGCGAGATAGACGTCGACGCGCTGGCGGCGCTGGTCGAGTTCTTCGCCGCCAAGGGGCACCCGATCTTCGTCAACCTCAACCTCGGCAGCACCTTCAAGGGCGCCCACGACAACGTGCGGGAGGTCTGCGAGCGCCTGCTGCCGATCTTCGAGCGGCACGGCCTGGTGCAGCGCGAGGTGGTGTACGGCACGGACCCGCAGACCGGCGAGCCGCTGGCCGACCTGCGCCGCGGCTTCTGGATCCACGTGGACGGCGCCCTCGGCGCCGGCTACGCGCCGTTCCTGCGGATGGCCTCGCAGGACCCGTCGTACGGCTGGACGCCGGAGACCGAGCTGCCGGAGTTCGACTTCGGGCTCACCCTGCCCACCGCCGAGTCCGGCGACGTCGACATGGTCTCCTCGATCGCCATGAGCGGCCACAAGTGGGCCGGCGCGCCGTGGCCCTGCGGCATCTACATGACGAAGGTGAAGTACCAGATCTCGCCGCCGTCCCAGCCCGACTACACGGGCGCGCCCGACACCACCTTCGCCGGCTCCCGCAACGGCTTCTCCCCGCTCATCCTCTGGGACCACCTGTCCCGGTACTCCTACCAGGACCAGGTGGACCGGATCCGCACCGCCCAGGAGCTCGCCGACTACCTGGAGCGGCGCCTGCTGGCCATGGAGCAGGAGCTCGGCGTCGAGCTCTGGCCGGCGCGCACCCCGGGCGCCGTCACCGTGCGGTTCCGCAAGCCCAGCCCCGAGCTGGTGGCGAAGTGGTCGCTGTCCTCCCAGGACGTCCTGACGGTGCCGGGCGACGAGTCCACCCGCCGCAGCTACGTGCACGTCTTCGTGATGCCCTCGGTCGACCGCGCCAAGCTGGACGCCCTCCTCGCCGAACTCGCCGAGGACCCGGCCATCCGTGCGTACACCCCCTGA